In Doryrhamphus excisus isolate RoL2022-K1 chromosome 7, RoL_Dexc_1.0, whole genome shotgun sequence, one genomic interval encodes:
- the chrm2a gene encoding muscarinic acetylcholine receptor M2a, which translates to MDAFNFTYWNASDGNDTDAAEESESAYKTVEVVFIVLVAGSLSLVTVIGNILVMLSIKVNRNLQTVNNYFLFSLACADLIIGLCSMNLYTVYIVIGYWPLGPVVCDLWLALDYVVSNASVMNLLIISFDRYFCVTKPLSYPVKRTTKMAGMMIAAAWVLSFILWAPAILFWQFIVGGRTVPEKECYIQFFSNAAVTFGTAIAAFYLPVIIMIQLYWQISRASKSRVKKENRKPSGGNAEPLSPAQRTPNNNNIPGENVGCSQTRNADDTVNQHDGRMQNGKAPTSTTNDAETEGDDATRDVCAPGEEKESSNDSTSGSVAASNTKDEEAAPSAANSSADTNQSLPRQRAKAGGSKLTCIKIKAKSPKGDCYTPSNATVEIVPASERQNHVARKIVKMTKQPPNKKKKAAPSREKKVTRTIMAILVAFVATWTPYNVMVLINTFCSSCVPSTVWTLGYWLCYINSTINPACYALCNVTFKKTFKHLLLCQYKNIRSAR; encoded by the coding sequence ATGGATGCATTCAACTTCACGTACTGGAACGCCTCGGACGGCAACGACACCGACGCCGCGGAGGAGAGCGAGAGCGCCTACAAGACGGTGGAGGTGGTGTTCATCGTGTTGGTGGCCGGGTCCCTCAGTCTGGTCACTGTGATCGGAAACATCCTGGTCATGCTGTCCATCAAAGTCAACAGGAACTTGCAGACGGTCAACAATTATTTTCTCTTCAGTCTGGCGTGCGCCGACTTAATTATTGGACTGTGTTCCATGAACTTGTACACGGTCTACATCGTCATCGGGTACTGGCCTCTGGGCCCGGTGGTCTGTGACCTGTGGCTGGCACTGGACTACGTGGTCAGCAACGCGTCCGTTATGAACCTTCTCATCATAAGCTTCGACAGATACTTCTGCGTCACGAAGCCGCTCAGCTACCCGGTCAAGAGGACCACCAAAATGGCGGGGATGATGATCGCCGCCGCCTGGGTGCTGTCTTTCATCCTGTGGGCGCCCGCCATCCTCTTTTGGCAGTTCATCGTGGGTGGGCGGACAGTGCCTGAGAAGGAGTGCTACATTCAGTTCTTCTCCAACGCCGCCGTCACGTTCGGCACGGCCATCGCCGCTTTCTACTTGCCCGTCATCATCATGATTCAGCTCTACTGGCAGATCTCCAGGGCGAGCAAGAGCCGCGTGAAGAAGGAGAACCGAAAACCGTCGGGAGGCAACGCCGAGCCCCTGTCGCCCGCTCAACGGacacccaacaacaacaacatacccGGCGAGAACGTCGGTTGCTCCCAGACCCGGAACGCCGACGATACCGTAAACCAACACGACGGCCGCATGCAGAACGGAAAAGCTCCGACTTCGACTACGAATGACGCCGAAACCGAAGGCGACGACGCAACAAGGGACGTCTGCGCTCCCGGAGAAGAGAAGGAAAGCTCCAATGATTCCACTTCGGGCAGCGTTGCCGCGTCCAACACGAAGGACGAAGAAGCGGCGCCCTCTGCGGCCAACTCCAGCGCCGACACCAACCAGTCTCTTCCTCGCCAGCGCGCCAAGGCGGGCGGTTCCAAGCTAACCTGCATCAAAATCAAGGCTAAATCCCCCAAAGGTGACTGCTACACGCCTTCCAACGCCACCGTGGAAATAGTCCCCGCGTCTGAGCGGCAGAACCACGTGGCCCGCAAGATCGTCAAGATGACCAAGCAGCCGcccaacaagaagaagaaagcggCGCCGTCGCGGGAGAAGAAAGTGACGCGCACCATCATGGCGATCCTGGTGGCGTTCGTGGCCACGTGGACGCCGTACAACGTCATGGTCCTCATCAACACCTTCTGCTCCAGCTGCGTCCCCAGCACGGTGTGGACGCTGGGGTACTGGCTTTGCTACATCAACAGCACCATCAACCCCGCCTGCTACGCCCTCTGCAACGTCACCTTCAAGAAGACCTTCAAGCACCTCCTGCTGTGCCAGTACAAGAACATTCGCTCGGCCAGATAg
- the ptn gene encoding pleiotrophin: protein MHMQKQWTRAAMMALLVLAAMAAEGGKSEKQGKKERKSDCGEWQWSVCVANEGDCGLGTREGTRTGTDCKQTIKTQRCKIPCNWKKKFGGECKYDFQAWGECDPATGKKNRTGVLKRALMDATCAPTVTASKPCGKIPKTKMQDAKKQKKEGKKRERGQMD from the exons ATGCACATGCAGAAGCAGTGGACGCGGGCGGCCATGATGGCCCTGCTGGTGCTGGCGGCCATGGCGGCCGAGGGCGGCAAGTCTGAGAAACAAG GCAAGAAGGAGCGCAAGTCCGACTGCGGCGAGTGGCAGTGGAGCGTCTGCGTGGCCAACGAGGGCGACTGCGGCCTGGGCACCCGCGAGGGGACGCGCACCGGCACCGACTGCAAGCAGACCATCAAGACGCAGCGCTGCAAGATCCCCTGCAACTGGAAGAAGAAGTTTGGAG GGGAGTGCAAGTACGACTTCCAGGCCTGGGGGGAGTGCGACCCGGCCACGGGCAAGAAGAACAGGACGGGCGTCCTGAAGAGGGCGCTCATGGACGCCACCTGCGCCCCCACCGTCACAGCCAGCAAGCCTTGTGGGAAGATTCCCAAGACTAAGATGCAAG ATGCCAAGAAGCAGAAGAAAGAAGGCAAGAAGCGAGAGCGCGGCCAAATGGACTGA